The Methylocaldum marinum genome includes the window GCGTTGCCCTAGGTTGTTGACGGGGCGGTTGATGCGCCTTTCCGTTCCGTCTATGCCCAAGTCCTGCCGCGTCTCCTGCTCCAGCCTGGACAGCATCTCCTCGGTGAGCCGGGCGGGCTTGTGCCCGCGGGCGTCAAGTGTCTTGTTGAGCACCCTGCTCAACCGGTGGATCGTGAAGTTGGCCTGGGGTTGGCTCATGCCGAACAGATGCGCGATGACCTCTTGCAGAGGGTAGGTCTTCAGATAGAACAGGATGAACAGCAGCCGATCGGCCATGCTCGCGATAATCGGCGGACGCCCTCCTTTAGTCAGGTTCCTGCCGGTTTCTTCGTCCCCTGTCGCCGCAAAAGAAACCAAGCGTTCCTCAAACTCGGAGGCCTTCAGACTGGTCATG containing:
- a CDS encoding helix-turn-helix domain-containing protein, whose amino-acid sequence is MVSYEDVKQKPKTLMAMTSLKASEFEERLVSFAATGDEETGRNLTKGGRPPIIASMADRLLFILFYLKTYPLQEVIAHLFGMSQPQANFTIHRLSRVLNKTLDARGHKPARLTEEMLSRLEQETRQDLGIDGTERRINRPVNNLGQRIHYSGKKNATP